The Rhinolophus ferrumequinum isolate MPI-CBG mRhiFer1 chromosome 21, mRhiFer1_v1.p, whole genome shotgun sequence region TCTCACCAGTGAGGGGCCCAACGTTCCAGGCGATGTTGTTGCACCACCCAGTGGCCTGCACCCAGTGCACGGTCCCCGCATTAATCCACACGAGGTCTCCAGGGCGCTGCACGAAGCGGTACACAGGGATATTGGAAGCATAGAGGTCATCCAGGATTGGCCACCAGGAACCTGTTAAATAGTCCACGCCGTGCCTGCGGGGTGGCCACAGGGTCAGATGGAAACCTGGGGACCCAGGGACGGGACAAGGGGGAATAGATCTAGTGGAGGCAGGGGTAGCGGCAGCGCGCACCGGTCGCAGAAGGCGCTGATGGTCTCCCAGTAGTGCTCATGCACCGCGAACCACTCACAGTCGCCGGGGCCAATGTTGATGTTGACGGAACAGAAGTTGTTGTTCTCCTGGTGACCTGCAGGAGGCAACAGAGAACGTCATAGTAGCTGGCCGAGCGGAGCCTGCGCTCCGCCACAAGCCAGCCCTTTGGCCCTCATTGGCTGACGGAGCAGCCGACATCAGCCCCGCCCCCGGCGCGCTTCCCGCACCTGGCGTTCGGCTGCCGGGGACCTTCATGTACAGCTGTACCGTGTTCATGCCCAGAATGGTATGACCCACATGGCTCAGCATGTTGCCCGTGGATGTTACCCGCATGAAGGCGGGCAGCTTCAGCAGCTCCTGCAGTTGGGGCTTCCACCTGTGGCGGCAACAAAAGTGAGATGCTACCCTGACTCTGCAGACCCATCAGCACTCCTGCCCCAGAGTTACCGGCCTGAGCCCCACTGACCGCTTGGCATCAGACAGGTCGATGTTGGTGCCAAACTTGATAATATGATGGTTCTTCGGATCTGGTGTGCTGCTGCAGGGGCAAAGAGCACAGGTTGGTGGAAGagcacagggaagggaaggagtcATGAAAGGAAGGGACACACTGTACCATACCTAGGAGGAGTTCCTGTGGTGCTGTCTGGCTCCTCGGACTCCTCATCCTcactctccttctcctcctgcttgGTCACAGGGGTAGGCAGGCCTAGGTCAGCCTCCTTCCAAGAGCACTTCAGCTGCAGCCCCACTCCCAACTCCCCTGATCCTGCACCCCTGCCTCCCCACGCTGGCCTCTCACCTGCAGGGACTCCTGGAAGGACGATGCCTGGTACTGCGCATATTTGGCAATGGTGGTATGGGAACGGGAGCTCTCACAGGGCCAGATCTGTCGTGTGCCCGTCAGATCCCAGTTCTCATCTGAGGGCTGCTGCACCTGCGTGCGCACCTCCACTGTATGCTCGCCACTCGCCTCCACTAGCGTCTTGGTGGAGAAGAGGCCCAAGTCTGCAAGGGAGGGCCAAGCAGGGTGTTGGGACAGAGGCAGAAGGCAGGGAGTGAGGACCCAACTCACCCTGTCTTCTTACTCCCCAAGCCTCTGACAGGCAGGACATAGGCTTTGCAGATGTCAGCCCAGGAGGAATAGGCAAGAACCCAAGTTCCACAGGAAGCTGGGAGGATTGGTCATCACCAACCCCTTCTCCCACTGCTACTCAGCGTCAGCCTCTCCGTCAGAGGCCACATGTGCACAGCAccctggcacattgtaggtgtTTAATGAATGGCAGTGTATCATCAGATCCAATGAAAGATTTACTCAAGTAAGTCCTAGAAAGTGCTTTAAGCAACTCAGTAGAGGGAAGGgaaaatatataggtatagaGGGAAAaagattgactttttttttctatatggttCCCTCTACTTTTGTATGTGTTTGAGACTTTGCAcaataaaggttaaaaaagagaaagcccCAAACCATGGGTTTTCAGGGATTCTCTAAAATCTGTATTCTTCGCATCCTTAATCACCAAGAAAACCAAGTTTTCTGACTCTAACCAGGCCCTAAGATACATCCCCTTGCCACTTGCCTAGTGCTAGAAACAGACAGGTGGGAGAAAAGCCTGAGGCCAGCTGGCCCATCACTCAGAGCACCTTTCAAATATGGCCTACCTTTGACTGAGGATAGCTCACTATAGCCATTGTCCTGGGTTTTCAAGTGTGGGGGCTCTCAGAGGGTCCCAAAGCCCCAGATCCTTGCAGCCCTCCCCCACCTTTCTGTTCCTGCACACTCACTGAGCCGCAGGGAGCCTGCCAGGCCCCTGATCACGGTGATGGGATTTCGAGGGTCTGTACAGAACTGCAGCAGCACCGGAGAGAAGGCGTCCCGTTTACTCTCCAGCTAAGACAACCAGGAGACAGGGCTGGATCAGGCTCAGAGAACCCCACTGGCCCCCAACACTGTCTTAGAACCCTCTGGCAGGGGCATACATACATAGATGCTGGGTGTGGGTGGGTTGAGTTTTTCCCGGGGGAGCTTCTCCTCAGTGTTGATCTTCGGTTTCACAGACTGGGCGGGGGAAAGGTAGGATTCTCGAAACTTCCCTTTCACCTTGGCATTCCTGTGGGAGGACAGTGATGTGAGAGAAATAGGGTGATGGGGGAAGGGAGCCTCCCAGCAGGCCAGGTCAGCAGTCTCACGGATGACAGCCCCTAACTCACTTGCTGGCACGCACGACATCAGCAGCGCAGTGGCTGATGGTAAGGTCCGCCATGCGCAGCCTCCTCTCTTCCACCTCAGAGGCAATAAAGGTCTCCTTGTCACCACTCTCTACCTTGATAAGCCGGATCTTCAACTCCTTGGGGGGCCCTTCACTAAGTGAGCGCAGCTTCAGCATGTCAGCCCGGCTGAccccaggtggccctggagcTTCCTCCCGAGCCTTCTTCGCAGTGACAGGGGCTGATGCGGGTGTGAGCTGGGCAGAGGGTGCAGGTGCTGGTGGAAGGGCAGGAGCTGTGGGTGGCTTGGCCTTGGAGACCCCACCAAGATCGGGCCGAGCCTTCTCACGACCCTGGATCTCCTCACTCTGCAGGTCCAAGTTCCCCAGCACTCTGCGGCTCTTTTCTTTGGgggccttggccttggcctttGCCCTGCCCTCACGGGGCCGCCGACCCACACTGTCCTTACAGGCCCGCCTGTGCCGCCGGTGCTCCTTCTGGTGCTCCTTCTGCCGCCGCTTACTGCTACCTGGtcctgctgctgccaccaccccACTACTCTCCTCCTTGGCCTGGGCAGGAGGCAGCAGTCGCTCAGTCCCACTGTCCACTGGGTCTGCCTTGTCCAGTGGGTCTGCAGTGTCCACTGTACCTGCTGGGTCTGTGGCACTCCGGCCTACCCGCTCCACAAGGGTCTCACAAGCCCGACTGATCTCTTCTAGCACCTCAGACTCGGAGCgagcaggaggcagaggcaggggtgggggaggcgggtCGGGGGTcttggggcctggggctggctctTCGCCCACCCTGCGCTCCCGGGCCCAGGGCCCACCTGAGGTAGAGAACTGAGATGACGAGGAAGCGGAGGGCTGTGGGGAGCCCTGGGCGCTAGGGGCCGCTGAGGTGGGCGGCTGGGCTGTAGCACCTGATGGGGGACTGGGGGAATACTGAGTGGCAGGCAAGGACCCAGGCCGGATGGAAACAGCTGCTCCAGTCCCCCGGTAACAGTACTTCTGTCCCTCCAGCACGGAGGCCAAGGATTTGAGCAGGCTGGCCGGGCTGGCTGGTGGGGGTAGTCGGGGTGGCGGCGGCTGTGGCTGGGGGGGTGGAGGAAACTTGGCTAGTGGCGGTGGTGGCGGTAGGGCTGGTggcttcttctcctcttcttgggtggccgtggtggtggtggtagttgtggtggtgatggcggtggtggtggcagcagtggtggctgggggtgTGTCAGTGGGGAATGGAGGCTGCAGAGAAGCAAAGGACTCCTTcaaggggggcgggggtgctACGCCTGCCTCCTGTTGTTGCTGCTCCTCCTCCTTGCGAATGGATTCATCCAGCATCTTCATGATGTTGGCCAGCCCATCAGGTAGGATCTTGAATTCAGCTGGCTCTTCAAACTGGTCCTCCAGTGGGGTAGGGGGAAAATCAAAGAATCGCGCGCCTCGGGCAGGCAGCTCCCCAACTGTCGGCGGCACGGACTGGGGGGCTTTATTCAGGGGGCCTGGGGATGGCCCCGGCCCCACCTCGGGGGTCTTTGGGAAGGAGACCCTGGGCCGAGGGCTCTCCGGGCGCCTGAAGCTTCCTGAGGTATTTTggtggcaggaggagggaggagctggaggCAGGGGAAGAGTCAGAGGTGCAAGAGGTGGGTCCTGGGGGCTCAGTGTTGGGCTGGGGGCTCGGGGAAGGGGGTCCATACTTCTGGCCAAAtagggaggtgggggaaaggacACAGGCCCAGTAgggctgctgctgtggctgccattgttgttgctgctgctgctgctgctgctgctgctgctgctggtggtggtcgGGGGAGTAGGAGGGGTGTGCGAATCCTGAGTGCCCACAGAAAAACAGGGCGCTGGAGGCCCCAAGAAGCCCTCgcggtggggaaggggtgggggaggagggcgggggcGTCCCTCAGCCCCGAAGAAGAGTTCCTCTAAGATCTCTCCATCCTCACGGGCTGACCGGCAGGCCGGGCTCTTCAGCCAGGCAGGGGGGTGTGGGGGGCGTAAGAGGCGGGGACAGGGGGATGGAGGAGATGAGGGGGGGCCATGTGGCAGGGACAGGTGGGGAGTGGCAGTGGGAGCTGCCAGGAAAGGTTTCCGACTGCTATGTGCCGAGGGCCCCAGGCGGCCTTGGCGAGAAGAGACCTCCAGCACGGGAGTTTGGTAATGGTCAGCGCTGGACTGCAAGTGAAAGGTGAGGTGGtcagagggctgctggagccACCTCATACCAACCCCCACTGATTGCCTCGCTCCACCCTCCACTTGTGGTCACCACTCACAAAGCCTGGGCTCGGCTCCATGCCCCGGAGACCagtgttgctgctgctgctactgctgctggtggtggtgccgGGGAGGCCGGAGGGCCGGGAAGGGGCGTAAGGCACGCAGGCGGTGGTTGCTGCTGGTGAAACGCTGGAGTCCATCCGCGACCTCTGAACTCTGCTCTCTCTAAGGTCACTTCCGGGGGGACGGGTGGCAGGCGGGCAGCCATGGCTCTCTgctcctggggggcgggggcctgggcctgggggtgcAGCTGGGACCAGCCGGTGGCTGGGGGGGTGCGTGGTATAGGCTGGAGCTGGGTATGGGTATAGGTGAGGCAGCGAGTGCCGCTGCTCCTATGGAAGACAAATGAGGACACTAAGTGAGGAATGGAGGACACAGGGACTTACAGGTAAAAGATGAAGGACAACAGATAGGTGCTCACTTGGCGCTCTGGGGGTGCTGAACCCTTGCGCTCAGGGCCCCAGGCATCTCCATGCAGGGTACTCCACAGCCCTGGCTTGGTCAGCTGAAATGGAGGGCTGGTGGCCAggccaggcaggggtgggggtggtggtggtggtggtggtggtggtggtggtggtggtaatggtggtggaGGCAGCGGCAGCCCTGGGGGAAGGCCAGTCTAGAAGAAAAGAGGGTGTGAGAATCCCATTCCTTGCCCCAATCCTCCCACTCACTGCCTGCCTACCCACATACATACAACTCTACCTGCTCAGAGTTGCAGCCTCTCCGGCGCTTGCCTCCAGGGCTGAGGCCCTCCTCCCCTGAGGGGCCTGAGAGTGCTGCAGGAGGCACAGGCTGCACTACCGGGGGTTCGGCGGCTCGCTTCACTGGGGGGCCCCCCCGCTTGGCCCCATAGTTCCGCTTGTGCTGAggacaaaaaaaagagagagaatggtaCAGGTGTAGACCTGGCCCAGCCCTCCTCCTCAGCTCACCCAGCCCCAGCCTCACCTCAAGGTGCAGCAAGTTCCATACTTGCTCCAGTGGGGGCAGAACCTTGGCTCGGTGCTGGCAAGAACCAGCATGAAAGTTCCAGAGCTGAGCctggggaggtggaggaagggtgCAGGAAACAGGACAGAAGTAGACATAAGATCAGGGCATTGAGCCAGAAGGCACAATCCTAGCTTCTTATGTCCTGCCTCATCCCACCTGCTGTAGTCGGCCGATGCGGGGCCCCAGCTCAGCCAAACTTCCTCCATATCGAAGAGCACTATGGTAGCAGCGTATGGCCTCCTCACTGTCATGCTCTGACTCGTATAGCTGCCCAAGCTGTTCCCACAGCCCTGGCTGGGCTGGCTCCCGGAGCAATGCCTGCACACAGCCATGCAGGGATTCCAGCTTCCCATGGAGAGGTCTTGGGGTGGGTGTTCTGCAGAGCAAAAGGGGTTGGGAAGGGAGGGTGGTTAGACTTGGGGGAACTCTTTCAAGGCTCCACCTTTACCTCCCATCCTCAGCACCTTTGAATCCACACTCACCCTGGAATGTAGTACGGTTTGTTGGGGTGCCCAGAGCTACTGCCATGTGAAGGGGGTAGAGGAGCAGAGAGTGGGGACTGCCCGATGCTGGCAGAGCACCTGAAGAGAGAAGGGGTCTGTTAATGTACATCAAGATAAAACAGTCTTGTCCCTACCTACTAAGGAGGGGACTGAGAGCATAAGAGAAAACTGCTGAGGACTAGACTACACTGAGACCCACAGGACGGCAAACACTCAGAGAATGAGATTGAAGGGTATAGATGAGAAGATGAATacctggagacagagagagagagatggcccAAGTTCTCACCTGCCTCCAGGCAGCCATGCGCTACGAGGAGGGGGATGGGGCGGGCAGGAGCTCCAGGCCCCAGCACAGCTCAAGCCCCCAAGGGCAAAGGCTTCCCGTGCAGCGCGGGCCCCTGGAGGGTCCACTGCCCGATGCATCCAGCCTGAATCAGGGAGAAGAGATTATAGTCTTGCTGGGGGCAGAGCCTGAGCTGCCTGTGGAAACACAGCCAACCCAGCCCCAGTCTTCCCCTTACCAGGTCAGCAGTGGCCCCAGGAGCCCTGGAGATGGGGCAcagccccctgccccagctctcTGGGGTGATGGTCCCACTCCAGCCGCTCTGACAGGAGAGCCCACTGCCCCCAGATGGCCGCCCAGGGCCTTTCACAGCCAATTCTAGAGAGGAAGAGGCAAGTGAGGTGACCTGGCCAGCACAGTTGGGGCCCAGGGACTAAACTGGCCTGGCTGCGGCACCCACAGATCTGTCATCTGCTCAGGGCGCCCGGCCTTGGCTTTCCCTGAGAGGAGGCCCACTGGACTTAAGGAGCCACTAGAAGCCCAGAAGAATGGCTAGAAGCCTGAACGAGTGGCAGGGAGCGCGACCGCCAGTCCGGAGCCTACAGGCAACGCCGCAGCTGCTTACCCGGCTTCCGTGGGAGCCTCCTCTCACAGCGTCGGCGAGCTCCAGGGACCCGGCCAATCACAGGACCTCCTCTCTGCCCAGAAAACCAATCATCACCCGCGTCTCCGCCTCAGTAACAGCCTGCCAGGGACCAATAGGAGCGAGGTTAGCCTGGCTGCTGCCGGCCGGGGGAGGAGGGGCGGCGGAGCCGGTCAGACGGGCTCAGCCCCGGGTGACCCCGAGGTGACCCGGAGGCTCCTACCTAGGGTCTCCATCTAGGACCTGACACTCGGGCCGGCGGGGCAAGCCGGGCCTGTGACCCATGTGGGTGAAGGTGGCGAGTCGCACGTCCCGGCTGGCCTGGGGGATGGCGCTCCCCGCAAATCCCACGCACCCACAAAGCCGCCAGTGCTCCACTCTAGTCTACCCGAGACGCCCCCCACCCCGCGCCCCGCCCGCCATAAGACCGACGGACAGCAGACAGATGCGCAACGCAGACAAAGGCGTCGCTCCCCATCCTCACTTCACCTCGCCCAGTGCCTGACCTCCCTACTCCGAGTGCCCCTTGGGACTGCTTAGGGCTGGCCAGTCACTGCGACTTCTACCGCACCCACACCCGCCAGCGCCGCGATCTGAGCGCTTCATCCCCCACACCTGATACCATCCCAAATCATGGTCAAGCACCCAGCCTCATACCCAGTACCTTCAGCTCCTGCACTTCTGGCTCTCTCGGTCTTCAATACCAACCGACCCCCAAAACCAAAATCCCCTTTAACCCCCCAACTTCTGAGAAGTCGCGCACCACGGTCCCGTGTGTCCCCTCTTGCGTGGCTCTGGTATCCTCTATGCCCTTCCCCGCCGGGGCCACGCGGTTCCCCACGGCCCACGTGGCCCCCGCCCCCCAAGGGAGGGGGGATTTCGGGGGTTGCCCGTGACGTGGCTACTTGCGCAGCGGAAGCAGCGTGTGTAAGTGTACGGGGGGGGGTCCTTcgggagggaggagggcggggcCCGACAGGCGGTGACATCACCCTTGTCCCACTCTCACCGCCCACTCCCTTAAAGAACCCAAAACCCGTTTCACTTCCTCCTTCACACACCACCCCCCAACCCTTCCCGTCGGTGCTGGCTCGACCCAAGACAGCGCGGCGCTCCCCTTCCTGGGCACCTTCCCTTTAGccccatttctcccttctcccatctcTGAGCCCAGGATCTTGGTCCCAGAGCCTCCTCCTCGCCTACCCGGCGTCCCCTCAGGTAGGGAGCCTGCTCCGCTCCCGGGAGCGGTCCATTGAAAGTCTAGAGTACAAAGAGCTGCGAGAGGCGAATGTCGAGTACAaagcggcgggggcggggccagcgCTCCAGCTGGAGCCTGAGCCGGGCAGGAAGCCGGGGGAGAACGCGCGACAAGGGGTTGGGGGCGGCTGGAAAGTTCGCCCTTGCTGAGAAAAGTCTGCGCTGTGGGGAAATTTCCACCCAGACCACAAGGACAGGAGGGTTTCTGGTGAAAACAGTCCTCCGTCCGCTGTGCAAGGTCGTCTGTTTGCATGCAAGCTCTTAGACTCTACAGGTCCCAGCGTGCCACTCCCCGCCGAGCCCTGGCAGGCGCTTGGGCTCTGCGGACCATCTCCGCAGTTCACGCGGAGATTATGTCAGAACTCACTCTCCTCACCGTACAGCCTTTCGGTCAATTACCAAGCTCTGGGACAAGTACAGCGCTTAACTGCGGTCAAGTACGCCCTGAcccgctgcccccacccccgaaGTCCCGGGACCCATAGCCCAGATATAGGAAAACGGGGAACGGGGGTTCCATATATCAGAGGCACAGATACCCGCTTGGGAAGTGGTGCCGAGGGCGCTGCCAGTTACCAGGAAATGCAGCTTCCCCTTCTGCGATGATGACACTTCCCCTCTACCACTTCCCCTTTCCCACGGGGAACTGACTCAGCTTTCCCTAAACCAGTGAGCCCTGTCCCTCCGGCCCCTTTCTACCTTTATCCACACACACCCCCGCGCCGGTATTCAGAATACAGCAGCCCTCACTTGAGAACAAAAACTTCCTGTATACTAATCACACACTCACTCTCGCCAAACACCATGGATCTTTGTCCCTCACCCGGGACCCAGGCGCCTGACTCCCCATCCGCCTCCCGTACAAAGCCCTCCCTCGGGGTCTGATtcaggcttggggtgggggagcgTGAGTCACCCAGAAAACCTTCCCCTATTCCCACTGACTCAGCCTCCGCCTCCCTgaacacatacagacacacagtCAGACACAGACACAACTCAGCCCACACACCGCTCACCACGGGTCCCGCGGAATTTCCCCTCTCGTATTACCGAACGACGGCCCCTCCCAGCGCCCGGCAATCCCAACTCGGCACTCACACCTGTTCCCCAGGCGCCGGCAGCCGGCTCGCGGTCCACTCTCACCTCCACTCTCGCTTTGGGGCAGGAATAGCCCTCTCCGACTCCTGGTGTCCGTACTAACCAAGGGGAAGGGACAACCACGGACTCCTCAAAAACGGATGAGAGGTAGACGCACGCGGCCAAAGCTAGGTTGGGAGGACCGTATACTTCTAGGGCAGACATTCCATCCTCTACCGCCCAACCCACAGTCCCGGGAGTCAGCCGCTCAGAAAGGGTTAATTCCTCTCCTACCGAAGCCACGCCCTCTCCATCCGGGCACTCCCGGTTAAGCCCAGCTCCGCCCCCTCCATCCGGGCTCCGGACTCGGAGACTTTAACCGACCCCCTCCCCCTTGGGCCCCGAGAGAGACCCACTCCATCAATCACACCCACTTAACTCTCTCCGGGCTTGAGGCCCGAGAA contains the following coding sequences:
- the KDM6B gene encoding lysine-specific demethylase 6B isoform X1 — its product is MHRAVDPPGARAAREAFALGGLSCAGAWSSCPPHPPPRSAWLPGGRCSASIGQSPLSAPLPPSHGSSSGHPNKPYYIPGTPTPRPLHGKLESLHGCVQALLREPAQPGLWEQLGQLYESEHDSEEAIRCYHSALRYGGSLAELGPRIGRLQQAQLWNFHAGSCQHRAKVLPPLEQVWNLLHLEHKRNYGAKRGGPPVKRAAEPPVVQPVPPAALSGPSGEEGLSPGGKRRRGCNSEQTGLPPGLPLPPPPLPPPPPPPPPPPPPPPLPGLATSPPFQLTKPGLWSTLHGDAWGPERKGSAPPERQEQRHSLPHLYPYPAPAYTTHPPSHRLVPAAPPGPGPRPPGAESHGCPPATRPPGSDLRESRVQRSRMDSSVSPAATTACVPYAPSRPSGLPGTTTSSSSSSSNTGLRGMEPSPGFSSADHYQTPVLEVSSRQGRLGPSAHSSRKPFLAAPTATPHLSLPHGPPSSPPSPCPRLLRPPHPPAWLKSPACRSAREDGEILEELFFGAEGRPRPPPPPLPHREGFLGPPAPCFSVGTQDSHTPPTPPTTTSSSSSSSSSSSNNNGSHSSSPTGPVSFPPPPYLARSMDPLPRAPSPTLSPQDPPLAPLTLPLPPAPPSSCHQNTSGSFRRPESPRPRVSFPKTPEVGPGPSPGPLNKAPQSVPPTVGELPARGARFFDFPPTPLEDQFEEPAEFKILPDGLANIMKMLDESIRKEEEQQQQEAGVAPPPPLKESFASLQPPFPTDTPPATTAATTTAITTTTTTTTTATQEEEKKPPALPPPPPLAKFPPPPQPQPPPPRLPPPASPASLLKSLASVLEGQKYCYRGTGAAVSIRPGSLPATQYSPSPPSGATAQPPTSAAPSAQGSPQPSASSSSQFSTSGGPWARERRVGEEPAPGPKTPDPPPPPLPLPPARSESEVLEEISRACETLVERVGRSATDPAGTVDTADPLDKADPVDSGTERLLPPAQAKEESSGVVAAAGPGSSKRRQKEHQKEHRRHRRACKDSVGRRPREGRAKAKAKAPKEKSRRVLGNLDLQSEEIQGREKARPDLGGVSKAKPPTAPALPPAPAPSAQLTPASAPVTAKKAREEAPGPPGVSRADMLKLRSLSEGPPKELKIRLIKVESGDKETFIASEVEERRLRMADLTISHCAADVVRASKNAKVKGKFRESYLSPAQSVKPKINTEEKLPREKLNPPTPSIYLESKRDAFSPVLLQFCTDPRNPITVIRGLAGSLRLNLGLFSTKTLVEASGEHTVEVRTQVQQPSDENWDLTGTRQIWPCESSRSHTTIAKYAQYQASSFQESLQQEEKESEDEESEEPDSTTGTPPSSTPDPKNHHIIKFGTNIDLSDAKRWKPQLQELLKLPAFMRVTSTGNMLSHVGHTILGMNTVQLYMKVPGSRTPGHQENNNFCSVNINIGPGDCEWFAVHEHYWETISAFCDRHGVDYLTGSWWPILDDLYASNIPVYRFVQRPGDLVWINAGTVHWVQATGWCNNIAWNVGPLTAYQYQLALERYEWNEVKNVKSIVPMIHVSWNVARTVKISDPDLFKMIKFCLLQSMKHCQVQRESLVRAGKKIAYQGRVKDEPAYYCNECDVEVFNILFVTSENGSRNTYLVHCEACARRRSAGLQGVVVLEQYRTEELAQAYDAFTLVRPQRGAAGGDPEGCAEGGCGVGRPAPAPEPPPVFSPQAPASTAR
- the KDM6B gene encoding lysine-specific demethylase 6B isoform X3 — translated: MHRAVDPPGARAAREAFALGGLSCAGAWSSCPPHPPPRSAWLPGGRCSASIGQSPLSAPLPPSHGSSSGHPNKPYYIPGTPTPRPLHGKLESLHGCVQALLREPAQPGLWEQLGQLYESEHDSEEAIRCYHSALRYGGSLAELGPRIGRLQQAQLWNFHAGSCQHRAKVLPPLEQVWNLLHLEHKRNYGAKRGGPPVKRAAEPPVVQPVPPAALSGPSGEEGLSPGGKRRRGCNSEQTGLPPGLPLPPPPLPPPPPPPPPPPPPPPLPGLATSPPFQLTKPGLWSTLHGDAWGPERKGSAPPERQEQRHSLPHLYPYPAPAYTTHPPSHRLVPAAPPGPGPRPPGAESHGCPPATRPPGSDLRESRVQRSRMDSSVSPAATTACVPYAPSRPSGLPGTTTSSSSSSSNTGLRGMEPSPGFSSADHYQTPVLEVSSRQGRLGPSAHSSRKPFLAAPTATPHLSLPHGPPSSPPSPCPRLLRPPHPPAWLKSPACRSAREDGEILEELFFGAEGRPRPPPPPLPHREGFLGPPAPCFSVGTQDSHTPPTPPTTTSSSSSSSSSSSNNNGSHSSSPTGPVSFPPPPYLARSMDPLPRAPSPTLSPQDPPLAPLTLPLPPAPPSSCHQNTSGSFRRPESPRPRVSFPKTPEVGPGPSPGPLNKAPQSVPPTVGELPARGARFFDFPPTPLEDQFEEPAEFKILPDGLANIMKMLDESIRKEEEQQQQEAGVAPPPPLKESFASLQPPFPTDTPPATTAATTTAITTTTTTTTTATQEEEKKPPALPPPPPLAKFPPPPQPQPPPPRLPPPASPASLLKSLASVLEGQKYCYRGTGAAVSIRPGSLPATQYSPSPPSGATAQPPTSAAPSAQGSPQPSASSSSQFSTSGGPWARERRVGEEPAPGPKTPDPPPPPLPLPPARSESEVLEEISRACETLVERVGRSATDPAGTVDTADPLDKADPVDSGTERLLPPAQAKEESSGVVAAAGPGSSKRRQKEHQKEHRRHRRACKDSVGRRPREGRAKAKAKAPKEKSRRVLGNLDLQSEEIQGREKARPDLGGVSKAKPPTAPALPPAPAPSAQLTPASAPVTAKKAREEAPGPPGVSRADMLKLRSLSEGPPKELKIRLIKVESGDKETFIASEVEERRLRMADLTISHCAADVVRASKNAKVKGKFRESYLSPAQSVKPKINTEEKLPREKLNPPTPSIYLESKRDAFSPVLLQFCTDPRNPITVIRGLAGSLRLNLGLFSTKTLVEASGEHTVEVRTQVQQPSDENWDLTGTRQIWPCESSRSHTTIAKYAQYQASSFQESLQQEEKESEDEESEEPDSTTGTPPSSTPDPKNHHIIKFGTNIDLSDAKRWKPQLQELLKLPAFMRVTSTGNMLSHVGHTILGMNTVQLYMKVPGSRTPGHQENNNFCSVNINIGPGDCEWFAVHEHYWETISAFCDRHGVDYLTGSWWPILDDLYASNIPVYRFVQRPGDLVWINAGTVHWVQATGWCNNIAWNVGPLTAYQYQLALERYEWNEVKNVKSIVPMIHVSWNVARTVKISDPDLFKMIKFCLLQSMKHCQVQRESLVRAGKKIAYQGRVKDEPAYYCNECDVEVFNILFVTSENGSRNTYLVHCEACARRRSAGLQGVVVLEQYRTEELAQAYDAFTLAPASTAR
- the KDM6B gene encoding lysine-specific demethylase 6B isoform X2 produces the protein MHRAVDPPGARAAREAFALGGLSCAGAWSSCPPHPPPRSAWLPGGRCSASIGQSPLSAPLPPSHGSSSGHPNKPYYIPGTPTPRPLHGKLESLHGCVQALLREPAQPGLWEQLGQLYESEHDSEEAIRCYHSALRYGGSLAELGPRIGRLQQAQLWNFHAGSCQHRAKVLPPLEQVWNLLHLEHKRNYGAKRGGPPVKRAAEPPVVQPVPPAALSGPSGEEGLSPGGKRRRGCNSEQTGLPPGLPLPPPPLPPPPPPPPPPPPPPPLPGLATSPPFQLTKPGLWSTLHGDAWGPERKGSAPPERQEQRHSLPHLYPYPAPAYTTHPPSHRLVPAAPPGPGPRPPGAESHGCPPATRPPGSDLRESRVQRSRMDSSVSPAATTACVPYAPSRPSGLPGTTTSSSSSSSNTGLRGMEPSPGFSSADHYQTPVLEVSSRQGRLGPSAHSSRKPFLAAPTATPHLSLPHGPPSSPPSPCPRLLRPPHPPAWLKSPACRSAREDGEILEELFFGAEGRPRPPPPPLPHREGFLGPPAPCFSVGTQDSHTPPTPPTTTSSSSSSSSSSSNNNGSHSSSPTGPVSFPPPPYLARSMDPLPRAPSPTLSPQDPPLAPLTLPLPPAPPSSCHQNTSGSFRRPESPRPRVSFPKTPEVGPGPSPGPLNKAPQSVPPTVGELPARGARFFDFPPTPLEDQFEEPAEFKILPDGLANIMKMLDESIRKEEEQQQQEAGVAPPPPLKESFASLQPPFPTDTPPATTAATTTAITTTTTTTTTATQEEEKKPPALPPPPPLAKFPPPPQPQPPPPRLPPPASPASLLKSLASVLEGQKYCYRGTGAAVSIRPGSLPATQYSPSPPSGATAQPPTSAAPSAQGSPQPSASSSSQFSTSGGPWARERRVGEEPAPGPKTPDPPPPPLPLPPARSESEVLEEISRACETLVERVGRSATDPAGTVDTADPLDKADPVDSGTERLLPPAQAKEESSGVVAAAGPGSSKRRQKEHQKEHRRHRRACKDSVGRRPREGRAKAKAKAPKEKSRRVLGNLDLQSEEIQGREKARPDLGGVSKAKPPTAPALPPAPAPSAQLTPASAPVTAKKAREEAPGPPGVSRADMLKLRSLSEGPPKELKIRLIKVESGDKETFIASEVEERRLRMADLTISHCAADVVRASKNAKVKGKFRESYLSPAQSVKPKINTEEKLPREKLNPPTPSIYLESKRDAFSPVLLQFCTDPRNPITVIRGLAGSLRLNLGLFSTKTLVEASGEHTVEVRTQVQQPSDENWDLTGTRQIWPCESSRSHTTIAKYAQYQASSFQESLQEEKESEDEESEEPDSTTGTPPSSTPDPKNHHIIKFGTNIDLSDAKRWKPQLQELLKLPAFMRVTSTGNMLSHVGHTILGMNTVQLYMKVPGSRTPGHQENNNFCSVNINIGPGDCEWFAVHEHYWETISAFCDRHGVDYLTGSWWPILDDLYASNIPVYRFVQRPGDLVWINAGTVHWVQATGWCNNIAWNVGPLTAYQYQLALERYEWNEVKNVKSIVPMIHVSWNVARTVKISDPDLFKMIKFCLLQSMKHCQVQRESLVRAGKKIAYQGRVKDEPAYYCNECDVEVFNILFVTSENGSRNTYLVHCEACARRRSAGLQGVVVLEQYRTEELAQAYDAFTLVRPQRGAAGGDPEGCAEGGCGVGRPAPAPEPPPVFSPQAPASTAR